One Leifsonia shinshuensis DNA window includes the following coding sequences:
- a CDS encoding maltokinase N-terminal cap-like domain-containing protein — protein MTELTELVGSWMRRQRWYSTKAFEPRLRLLGSFELERAPETADDGSRIVTHFFCDDAPRTPRVYQVPLVARVQRDGDPAGYVGEAGGRHLYDGPVEEAYVAALAALMTGAGAADGEHARAGGHTLGERIPVLSSRRLSAEQSNTSIVAELGDRLALVKVFRVVQDGENPDISTLAALTAGGSERTPALLGWLTGSWPAPDGASAAGELALMQDFVPGAEDGWELAVGAAESGEDFTERAYALGAGTAELHRLLAGVLPTKRAETEDVRAALDGMFQRLTITTTEVPEVETLRAEIASVYAAAAAAPLPVLQRIHGDLHLGQVLFSPERGWQFIDFEGEPLRPLAERALPDATMRDVAGMLRSFDYVAGSLARREPPVDASTWAADARTAYLEGYASVAGDVLDEFHELLAAFELDKAVYEITYEARHRPSWIPIPRAAVDRLLSDAAGVAH, from the coding sequence CCAGCGCTGGTACTCGACCAAGGCGTTCGAACCGAGGCTGCGGCTCCTGGGCTCCTTCGAACTCGAACGCGCACCCGAGACGGCGGATGACGGATCCCGGATCGTCACGCACTTCTTCTGCGACGACGCGCCCCGCACGCCCCGCGTGTACCAGGTGCCGCTCGTGGCGCGCGTGCAGCGGGACGGCGACCCGGCCGGGTACGTGGGGGAGGCCGGCGGCCGCCACCTCTACGACGGACCGGTCGAGGAGGCGTACGTCGCCGCGCTCGCGGCGCTGATGACCGGAGCGGGCGCCGCCGACGGCGAGCACGCCCGCGCGGGCGGCCACACGCTCGGCGAACGCATCCCCGTGCTGTCGTCGCGGCGGCTCTCGGCGGAGCAGTCGAACACCTCCATCGTCGCCGAGCTCGGCGACCGGCTTGCGCTCGTGAAGGTCTTCCGGGTCGTGCAGGACGGCGAGAACCCGGACATCTCCACCCTGGCGGCGCTGACCGCTGGCGGCTCGGAGCGCACGCCCGCCCTCCTGGGGTGGCTGACCGGGTCGTGGCCGGCGCCCGACGGCGCGTCGGCGGCGGGGGAGCTGGCGTTGATGCAGGACTTCGTGCCCGGCGCCGAAGACGGCTGGGAGCTGGCTGTCGGCGCGGCGGAGTCGGGCGAGGACTTCACCGAGCGCGCCTACGCCCTGGGCGCCGGCACCGCGGAGCTGCACCGGCTGCTCGCGGGCGTGCTGCCGACGAAGCGCGCGGAGACCGAGGACGTGCGCGCGGCCCTCGACGGGATGTTCCAGCGGCTCACCATCACGACCACGGAGGTGCCGGAGGTCGAGACGCTGCGCGCGGAGATCGCGTCGGTCTACGCGGCGGCCGCCGCGGCGCCGCTGCCGGTGCTGCAGCGCATCCACGGCGACCTCCACCTGGGCCAGGTGCTGTTCTCGCCGGAGCGCGGCTGGCAGTTCATCGACTTCGAGGGCGAGCCGCTGCGCCCGCTCGCCGAGCGCGCCCTCCCCGACGCGACCATGCGCGACGTGGCCGGGATGCTGCGCTCGTTCGACTACGTCGCCGGATCGCTCGCCCGGCGTGAGCCTCCCGTCGACGCGTCGACGTGGGCGGCCGACGCCCGCACGGCGTATCTGGAGGGCTACGCGAGCGTCGCCGGGGACGTCCTGGACGAGTTCCACGAGCTTCTGGCGGCGTTCGAGCTCGACAAGGCGGTCTACGAGATCACCTACGAGGCACGGCACCGGCCGAGCTGGATCCCGATCCCGCGGGCGGCGGTCGACCGGCTGCTGAGCGACGCCGCCGGGGTCGCGCACTGA